GCGGAATCCCGTGAGGGCGGGGATCGTCGAAAAAGCTGAAGATTACTTATGGTCGAGCGCGAGAGCGCACGTATTTAAGGCCGGCGATGCCCTTCTCTCTGGCAGCTTCCTGGATTCTGAAATTACAGACTGGGGCTCATTTTTGACTGAAGATGATGAGAATAATAAACAACTCCTGAGAAAGCATGCGAGGACATGCCGGCCGATGGGAAGTGAAGCGTTCTTGATCGAACTTGAGGATAAAACAGGAAGGGCCCTGCGGAAAAGAAAGCCGGGCCCTAAGCTGGAATAATTAAGTATACTGTCACCAAAATTATTACGGCATATCGACTATCTTAAGGTCGTCGATGTATATTATCACGGAATCCTTGCCTATGTTATATTTGGGCCCCACGGCGAATTTTATTTCTTTGAGTTCCGCAGGATTGAAATTGACATCCGTGACCATCTTGGCCGAGGTGTTATCCCAATACTGCCCTTTCTTGGGATACACGTTAAAAGGTATGGCCACCTTCTGCCACTCCTTTGTGGTCTTGACGTAAGCCGGTGTGGCCATCACGCCAACTTCGGTCTTGTTGCCGTCGTTATCATCGGCGTCGATCAATAATACCTCGAAATTCTCTCCGCCTGCGGCGCCCTTGACCCAGAACTCGACCGCGGGTTTATTGAACTTTGTCAGGTCAACCGGGGGGATCAGGGGATTCCGCCCTACGACCGCGCCCGACCATTGCGTGCAATCGAAATCCGCCTTCAGGCACCCTTCGCCCGAGTGAGAGCCCGTCTTCTCGATCTCGAAAGTCGTCCCGCCGCCATAGGCATACATATACTGGCCGCTGGTTTCATCGATGACGTCCGTGAAAAAATCCGCTGATGCGGCGCGCGCCACGCCGGCTGCGCAGACCAGCGCTAAACCGCACAAAAACACCGCGACAAACACCGCCTTCTTCATTTTGCTACCTCCTGTATTTATAGGTAGATTATAACTCCGGCAGGACATTACTTCAATAAGATTAACGTCCCCGATCAGGCGATGGTGCGGCCGATCGAGGCGGCGAGGGACTCCATGCACGGGGCGCAGGAGCCGGCCGATTCGCTGATACATCTTTTGTTGGGATAGATCTCGTATAATTTCTTGTAAGGCGCGGGCGTGAAGTTGGGCATAAGAACATTGGCGCCGGCTTTCAGCCCCTCTACCCTGAAATCTTTGCTTAAACTGCCGAGGGCGGTGGTCGCCGGGAGGTTTGCCCTTTTCGTGACGATGCGGGTGAGCGCCAGTGTTTTAAGGACGAGGTTTACATCGCCGGCGGTATTATCCGCCAGGGGCGTCTTGCCGTGCGGGATAAAAGGCCCGATGCCTATCATATCAAAATCCCATTCCTTGAAAAACAAAATGTCGGCGGCGATGGAGCGCAAAGTCTGGCCGGGTAGGCCGACCATTATGCCCGAGCCGGTCTCGTAACCAAGGCCTTTCAGGTCGCGCAGGCAGCGCAGGCGGTCCTCGAAATCCATCCCGCAATGGAGGGAATCGTAGAGTTTTTTGTCGGAGGTCTCGATCTTGAGGAGATACCTGTCCGCGCCGGCGTCCTTCCATAATTTATAATCTTCGCGCGGCCTCTCCCCTACCGAAAGGGTCACCGCGATATCATATCTTGATTTTATCTCTTTGATGAGAGCGGCGAGCCATTCCGGCTTGAGCGCCGGGTCTTCGCCCGATTGCAGGACGACGGTCTTTATTTTACAGGCCGCTATCTGCGAAACGCTGTTGAGTATTTCCTCTTTTGTCAGGCGGTATCTTTCCAGGGACTTGTTCGAGGCGTTTAGCCCGCAATAATAGCAACTCTTGGCGCAATAGTTGGAGAATTCGACGAGCCCGCGCAGGAGGATCGCGTCGCCGGCGTATTTTTTACGAACGCCGTCGGCGAGATCATAAAGCTCGCGGAGCGGTTTCTCGTCCTCGAGCGAAAGAATTTCGGTGACAGTATACTTATTTCCATAATTAATTATATCCTCCGCATTCGAATTGCCATAGGACAAGCTGTCACCATAATTATTAGACATATTCATCGCGGAGGCCGGAGTCGACGGCGGCGAAGAGTTTCGAGATCTGGCCGCGGGAGTTTTCGTCGAGTTTCGCGGTCTCGCGTTCGATAAGTTTATAGCCTTCCCGCTTTATTTGGGGTGAGGCGAAGTCGTCGAGGTATTCCTTGAATGTGACGAGCGCGTTGACGCTGCACATGCCCTTGATGAGGCCGGGTTTTGCCAAACTCATGAAGCTTTCCCCTGTCCTCTCCCTGCGGTAGCACGCGGCGCAGAAACTCGGGATATAATTCTTCTCGATGAGCATTCCGACGAGCTCTTCGAGGCTGCGCTTGTCGCTCGTAGCGAACTGCCCGTCCCACTTCTCGCTGTCGGAATATCCTCCCGGCGAGGTCTTCGACCCGGCGCTTATCTGCGAAATGCCCAGGCTTATAACCTCATCCCTCATCTGCGCCGTCTCCCTGGTCGTAAGTATCATTCCCGTATACGGGACCGACAGGCGGATGATCGCGACGAGTTTTTTGAAATCGTCGTCAGAGACCTGGTAAGGCGGGTGCAGGGAAAATTCCGAACCGACCGCCGGCTCGATGCGCGGCACAGATATCGTGTGCGGGCCGACGTTGAATTTTTTCTCAAGATGCTCGATGTGCATCATCATCGCCAGCGTCTCGAACCTGTAATCGTAGAGCCCGTAAAGCGGGCCGATGCCGACATCGTCTATGCCGGCCGCGAAAGCGCGGTCGATGGCGTCGAGGCGGTTGTCAGGGTCGCTCTTCGGCCCTTTAAGATGGCATTTCCTGTAAGTTTCGTCATGATAAGTTTCCTGGAATAGCTGGAACGTGCCGATGTTCGCGGCCTTGAGTTTCTTGAAGTCTTCTATCGACAGCGGCGCGCAGTTTATATTCACCCTCTTTATATAGTGCTGGCCTACGCGCGCGGAATACGCGGCCTCGACCGCCTCTGTATAATATTCAATAGCTGACTTGCCGGGGACGCCTGATTCGCCTGCGACAACGAGGATGCGCTTGTGCCCCCTCTTCAGCAGCCACTCGACCTGCTCGCGGATCTCGGCGGCATTGAGGTATTTCCTCTTTAATTCGGGATTGCCGGACTGGAACGCGCAATAGACGCATTTGTTCGCGCAAAAATTCGAGATATAAAGCGGCGCGAACAGGACGACGCGGTTGCCGTAAATGGCATTCTTGACGTAAGCCGCGGCCTCGAATATCTTTTTTACCAGGCGCGGGTCATTGACCGCCAGAAGCGCGGCCGTCTCGTCGAGAGTAAGGCGCTTGAGTGAGCGCGACTTATCCAGTATCGCGTCGATCTTGTCTTCGCCGGCTTTGCCCGCGCTGTTGAGCAGTTCCTGTATCTTGTTTTCGTCTATGTATTTCATCGGCTGGCCCCCTTGACTGATCTTTCCCTTTCATTTATGAATGCCTCCAGGGACGCGGGGAAAGGAGACAAGACCCTTTCCAACACTCCCTGAGAAAGCGATATCGCGAGGCCGTAGTTGGTTATCGGCACGCCCGCCTCTTTCGCCTTCTCTATCCTCGTGAGCATCTCGCGGCGCGTTATCATGCACGACCCGCAATGTATTATCAGTTTATATTCTTTTAGGTTGCCGGGATAATCGCGCCCGGAGCATACCTTGAATAATATCTCGCCGCCTGCGAATTTATTCAGCCAGCGAGGTATCTTGACGCGGCCGATATCGTCCTCTATCGCATGGTGGCTGCACGCTTCGGCGATGAGCACCTTGTCGCCCGGCTTGAGCCGCTCTATTGCCGCGGCGCCCCTTGCCATCTCGACGAGATCGCCCTTATATCTTATGAATATTATTGAGAACGTAGTGCATTTTACGTCCGGAGGGGTCTCTTTCACCATCCTTAAGACCACCTGTGAGTCGCAGACGACGATATCCGGCCGTTTTGAGAGAGTCTTGAGCGAAGCGAGGTATTCGGTCTCCTTCACCACGACCGAGATGCCGTCGTTATCGAGGACGTCGCGGATCGTCTGGACCTGCGGCAGTATGAGCCGGCCTTTCGGCGCTTCCTTGTCTATCGGCATTATCAATACCGCGATGCCGCCTTTCGGCACGAGGTCCCCGGTCAAAAGCGGCGGCTTCAGGAAATCATCGGGGCATATTTCGAGGAGGAATCTCTTGTATTTTTCGACGCTCGCGTCGCGCGTATTCCCGGCGTCCAGTATCGTCTCGTTGTAGCCCAGGGATGAACACGCCATTACGCGCGTCGTCACTGCGGACATCTTCGCGAGGAAGTCGTCCGACGGCTTCTTCAGGTCCGCCTTGTTTATCACTATTATCAGCGGGATCTCCCTCTTGCGCGCCTCTTCGACGGTCTTCTCCTCGTATCCGGTCCAGGCGCCGGCCTCGGTTATAAGCGTTATGATATCTGCCCTGTCGAATATTTTTGCGGTCTTCTTAAGGCGCAGGTCGGAGAGCGTCGATATGTCATCGAGCCCGGCGGTATCGAGGAATACGACAGGCCCCACAGGAAGGAGCTCCATCGATTTCTCGACGACATCCGTGGTTGTGCCGGCGACCGGCGACGTTATGGCCACGTCCTGCCCGGCCACAAAATTAAGGAAACTGGACTTGCCCACGTTTGTCCTGCCGAACAGGCCTATCTGCAAACGTAATGATTTCGGGGTCTTTATCATTTATTTCCTTTACTGAGCGCGGATTTTACCGAAACGCCGGGTATCAGCCCGAGCCTTCCGGTCAGCGCGCCGACATCGTCGGTCGTCGCGTCGACTATGAGCGTTATTATCGAACAATTCCTCTCTTTGTATGGAATGCCCATCCGCCCCTGGATGATATTTCCGAATTCCGACAGGATCTTGTTGACCTCGCCCGCCTGCCTGTTCCTGTCCGTCACTATTATCCCCATAAATCCCAGTCTCTTGTTCATCTTCCCTCCTGAATTTCGGTGACAGTATACTTAATTCCCTATTCCTTAAATAATTAAGTATACTGTCACCATAATTATCTAATAAAAAACCCGGCATGTGAGCCAAGCCGGGCTAAAGATGTTACTTTCAGCCCCTTGGCCTCAGAGTCGCCTCCTCGCCGCAGGTATTTTGGGGACACTTCTCTGATTGGCTCGAGAACCGTCCCTGCCTATCTCTTATAGACAGGCCGTCCTTTATATGTCGTGTGGAGAAGTTTCTCGGATTTCTCGCTCAACGGCTTCTCCAGGAATTCCTTGTAAAGCCTCTTTATATACGGGTTCTGGTGCGAGCAGCGCACCGCTTTTGTCTTATCGTCTTCATATAGCGCCGCGGCCCTGAGCGTCCTGACTTCGTCGGTCACCATGTAGGGCTGTCCGCCGCCGCCGACGCAGCCGCCCGGGCAGGCCATTACTTCTATGAAATGGTAGGGCAATTCCTTGCCGGCCTTCTTCGCTTCCCTTACTTTATTCAGGACGTACTCGACGTTCGCCATGCCGTGCGCGACCGCGACGCGGACTTTCTTGCCGCCGACTTCGATCTCGCCCTCTTTGACCCTCTTCAGGCCCCTGACAACATCGAGGTCGACTTTCTTCAGTTCTTCTCCGGTTATGAAATAATTCGCTGTCCTTAACGCGGCTTCCATGACGCCGCCGGTCGAGCCGAAGATGACGCCGGCGCCCGCGTATTCGCCGAGTATCGTGTCCGATTCTTCATCGGGAAGGTTCATGAAATCTATGCCCGCCTGTTTTATCATCAGCGCGAGCTCCCTTGTCGTCATGACGATATCTATATCCTGGTAACCCGAGGCGGACATCTCGTCGCTCCTGGTTATCTCGTATTTCTTGGCGGTGCAGGGCATTACCGAGACCATGACTATCTTAGAAGGGTCTATGTTGTTCTTTTGGGCATAATATGTTTTGGAGAGCACGCCTAGTATCTCGTGCGGCGACTTACAGGACGAAAAATGCTCTATCATATCCGTGTGGAACTTCTCCATGAAATCCACCCACGACGGGCAGCAGGTCGTGATCAATGGAAGCGGCTTCGTGCCTTTCACGAACCTCTGCTCGAACTCGCTCGCCTCTTCCATAATAGTGACATCGGCCGCGAAGCTCGTATCGAATACGGCCTTGAAACCGAGCCTCCTCAATAACGCGTACAATTTCCCCGTGTAATTCTTTCCCGCGACTCCGAACGCCTCTCCTATGGAGGCCCTGACTGCCGGGGCGATCTGCACTACGCAATATTTATCGGCATTCTCGAGCGCCTTCCAGACCTTCGGCACGTCGAAATATTCGACGATAGCGCCGGTCGGGCAATGCGCCGAGCACTGGCCGCACTTTATGCACGGCGACTCGGCCAACGTTATATCGCCGGCCGGAGAGAACCTTGTCTTTATGCCGCGTTGGAGGAACGAGAGCGCCCATACGTCCTGCATCTCCTGGCAGACATATATGCACCTGCCGCACAAAATGCATTTTTCCGGCTCGAGGACGACGGCCTTGGTCGAGTCATCCATCGGAAGGTCGCGCTTTATTTTCGGGAAATATTCTTCGGAGATGCCGAAGTCCGCGACTATCTTCTGGAGCTCGCAGTTATTGTTGCGGCCGCAGATCAGGCAGTCGTTCGGGTGGTTCGAAAGTATCAGTTCGAGGACGCTGCGCCTTATCGCGACTATCTCGGGATCGTGGGTCGTTATCTCCATACCCTCGTCTAAGGGGGTGCAGCAGGCCCTGAGCATCTTGTTCGAGCCCTTTGCTTTGACGACGCAGATGCCGCATGAAGCGGACGGCGGCAGGTCGGGGTGCTTGCAGAGCGTCGGTATCTTTATCTGGACGCTTCTTGCCGCCTCGAGTATCGTCGTCCCCTCGGGGACCTTTATAA
The nucleotide sequence above comes from Candidatus Omnitrophota bacterium. Encoded proteins:
- a CDS encoding carbohydrate binding domain-containing protein, producing MKKAVFVAVFLCGLALVCAAGVARAASADFFTDVIDETSGQYMYAYGGGTTFEIEKTGSHSGEGCLKADFDCTQWSGAVVGRNPLIPPVDLTKFNKPAVEFWVKGAAGGENFEVLLIDADDNDGNKTEVGVMATPAYVKTTKEWQKVAIPFNVYPKKGQYWDNTSAKMVTDVNFNPAELKEIKFAVGPKYNIGKDSVIIYIDDLKIVDMP
- the hydE gene encoding [FeFe] hydrogenase H-cluster radical SAM maturase HydE, translating into MSNNYGDSLSYGNSNAEDIINYGNKYTVTEILSLEDEKPLRELYDLADGVRKKYAGDAILLRGLVEFSNYCAKSCYYCGLNASNKSLERYRLTKEEILNSVSQIAACKIKTVVLQSGEDPALKPEWLAALIKEIKSRYDIAVTLSVGERPREDYKLWKDAGADRYLLKIETSDKKLYDSLHCGMDFEDRLRCLRDLKGLGYETGSGIMVGLPGQTLRSIAADILFFKEWDFDMIGIGPFIPHGKTPLADNTAGDVNLVLKTLALTRIVTKRANLPATTALGSLSKDFRVEGLKAGANVLMPNFTPAPYKKLYEIYPNKRCISESAGSCAPCMESLAASIGRTIA
- the hydG gene encoding [FeFe] hydrogenase H-cluster radical SAM maturase HydG, with amino-acid sequence MKYIDENKIQELLNSAGKAGEDKIDAILDKSRSLKRLTLDETAALLAVNDPRLVKKIFEAAAYVKNAIYGNRVVLFAPLYISNFCANKCVYCAFQSGNPELKRKYLNAAEIREQVEWLLKRGHKRILVVAGESGVPGKSAIEYYTEAVEAAYSARVGQHYIKRVNINCAPLSIEDFKKLKAANIGTFQLFQETYHDETYRKCHLKGPKSDPDNRLDAIDRAFAAGIDDVGIGPLYGLYDYRFETLAMMMHIEHLEKKFNVGPHTISVPRIEPAVGSEFSLHPPYQVSDDDFKKLVAIIRLSVPYTGMILTTRETAQMRDEVISLGISQISAGSKTSPGGYSDSEKWDGQFATSDKRSLEELVGMLIEKNYIPSFCAACYRRERTGESFMSLAKPGLIKGMCSVNALVTFKEYLDDFASPQIKREGYKLIERETAKLDENSRGQISKLFAAVDSGLRDEYV
- the hydF gene encoding [FeFe] hydrogenase H-cluster maturation GTPase HydF; its protein translation is MIKTPKSLRLQIGLFGRTNVGKSSFLNFVAGQDVAITSPVAGTTTDVVEKSMELLPVGPVVFLDTAGLDDISTLSDLRLKKTAKIFDRADIITLITEAGAWTGYEEKTVEEARKREIPLIIVINKADLKKPSDDFLAKMSAVTTRVMACSSLGYNETILDAGNTRDASVEKYKRFLLEICPDDFLKPPLLTGDLVPKGGIAVLIMPIDKEAPKGRLILPQVQTIRDVLDNDGISVVVKETEYLASLKTLSKRPDIVVCDSQVVLRMVKETPPDVKCTTFSIIFIRYKGDLVEMARGAAAIERLKPGDKVLIAEACSHHAIEDDIGRVKIPRWLNKFAGGEILFKVCSGRDYPGNLKEYKLIIHCGSCMITRREMLTRIEKAKEAGVPITNYGLAISLSQGVLERVLSPFPASLEAFINERERSVKGASR
- a CDS encoding iron-only hydrogenase system regulator; translation: MNKRLGFMGIIVTDRNRQAGEVNKILSEFGNIIQGRMGIPYKERNCSIITLIVDATTDDVGALTGRLGLIPGVSVKSALSKGNK
- a CDS encoding NADH-dependent [FeFe] hydrogenase, group A6; the protein is MAKSIQAKINDIFIKVPEGTTILEAARSVQIKIPTLCKHPDLPPSASCGICVVKAKGSNKMLRACCTPLDEGMEITTHDPEIVAIRRSVLELILSNHPNDCLICGRNNNCELQKIVADFGISEEYFPKIKRDLPMDDSTKAVVLEPEKCILCGRCIYVCQEMQDVWALSFLQRGIKTRFSPAGDITLAESPCIKCGQCSAHCPTGAIVEYFDVPKVWKALENADKYCVVQIAPAVRASIGEAFGVAGKNYTGKLYALLRRLGFKAVFDTSFAADVTIMEEASEFEQRFVKGTKPLPLITTCCPSWVDFMEKFHTDMIEHFSSCKSPHEILGVLSKTYYAQKNNIDPSKIVMVSVMPCTAKKYEITRSDEMSASGYQDIDIVMTTRELALMIKQAGIDFMNLPDEESDTILGEYAGAGVIFGSTGGVMEAALRTANYFITGEELKKVDLDVVRGLKRVKEGEIEVGGKKVRVAVAHGMANVEYVLNKVREAKKAGKELPYHFIEVMACPGGCVGGGGQPYMVTDEVRTLRAAALYEDDKTKAVRCSHQNPYIKRLYKEFLEKPLSEKSEKLLHTTYKGRPVYKR